From Antennarius striatus isolate MH-2024 chromosome 14, ASM4005453v1, whole genome shotgun sequence, the proteins below share one genomic window:
- the LOC137607718 gene encoding LOW QUALITY PROTEIN: probable ATP-dependent RNA helicase DDX59 (The sequence of the model RefSeq protein was modified relative to this genomic sequence to represent the inferred CDS: substituted 1 base at 1 genomic stop codon), whose protein sequence is LLNVLXVDTMLKMGFQQQVLEVLEKVPEERQTLLVSATIPKRTEDLASRLVQDPVRIAVGERNQPCANIRQILLWVEEPSKKKKLFEIINDNKLYQPPVVVFVDCKLGADLLCEAVAKVTGLTTVAIHSDKRQWERNRILRGLLDGDFEVVISTGVLGRGLDLINVRLVVNFDMPNTMDEYVHQVGRAGRLGHRGTAITFLNNNNKRLFLEVVNRVKPTGSILPPQLLNSPHLHEQQRRERQKSKWGPDDALVTKNNLLDIIKKHDRRKK, encoded by the coding sequence cttcttaatgtTCTGTAGGTTGACACAATGTTGAAGATGGGTTTCCAGCAGCAGGTACTGGAGGTGTTGGAGAAAGTTCCAGAAGAACGACAGACTCTACTGGTGTCTGCTACCATCCCCAAAAGGACAGAGGACCTGGCGTCCCGTTTGGTTCAAGACCCGGTCCGTATTGCCGTAGGAGAGAGGAACCAGCCCTGTGCTAACATCAGGCAGATCCTGCTTTGGGTAGAGGAAccctcaaagaagaagaagctattTGAAATTATCAATGACAATAAGCTGTACCAGCCTCCAGTGGTGGTGTTTGTAGACTGTAAACTTGGGGCTGATCTGCTGTGCGAGGCTGTCGCTAAGGTGACAGGCCTTACGACTGTGGCCATCCATTCTGACAAGAGACAGTGGGAACGCAACCGAATCCTCAGGGGTCTTCTGGATGGAGACTTTGAAGTGGTGATCAGTACAGGTGTGCTTGGCAGAGGGCTGGACCTCATCAATGTCAGATTGGTAGTTAACTTTGACATGCCAAATACAATGGATGAGTATGTCCATCAGGTGGGCAGGGCAGGTCGGCTAGGACACAGAGGAACAGCTATCACCttcctcaacaacaacaacaagcggCTGTTCCTCGAGGTGGTAAACAGGGTCAAACCCACAGGTTCCATCTTGCCCCCTCAACTCCTGAACTCACCTCACCTACAtgagcagcagaggagagaaCGACAGAAATCCAAGTGGGGACCTGATGATGCGCTGGTCACTAAAAACAATCTATTAGATATCATAAAAAAACACGACCGGCGCAAAAAGTAG